In Brettanomyces bruxellensis chromosome 7, complete sequence, the sequence ttcttccatcccttttatttttgtatatttatttttttatgtatTTATCTTGTTGACTATTCTAGCAATTTCGAAATAGAAGTCCTTGTTGCTTATATAagaagtattttttttgtctttttttcagtcCTGgtaataaatttaattcatgatgcttttttccaagTAATGGTCTGCAAAATAACTTTACGCTTTTTTAGACAACCACCATAACATATATGAAATTCACATTTAACCTACTGATACTAGCTGATAGCAGCTAGATAACAAgtgaatattttcattatcgCAAGAAAACTGTGTTACATATCTACCGAAGGAAAGCATAGTGctatttgaaaataaaatgcattGCAATCATCATCTACAAATTTCTACACGCATACCTCGTGATGGATACTTTTAAAACATATATTAAGTGCTAATCGCTAACAGATACTGATCACAAGCTTTAACCGAACAAGTCCATACCCATGTCCatgtcatcatcttcctcttcctcctcttcagcatcctccttttcctcATCTGCAGCATCATCACTTGATTTTCCATCAGCAGAAGCGGCTGGGGCAGCAACCGAAACTGTAGAAAGCTTCTCCTGGCCCTGAGCAATAACATCTTCCACCTTCTTGTCTTTCAAAGACTCGATAAGACTGTCAATTTTAGCCTCATCGATCTCTGCACCAGCAGCCTCGAGGACCTTGGTGACGTCATCCTTGGAAGGAGCCTCTTTTCCGGCCTTcgtcaaaagaagataagcagctaaatatttcactgaatatttttttgatgttaGTATCGGTTCTTTATATCTGCGCGCAATTTAAGTGTGTTTGATACATGATTGGCACTTCGTCCGCCTGTATTCCTATTTATAACAGTCTTGCTTCTTGCTTTCTCTCCTGACTCTCGCAAACTTCATGTTCCTCGTGATCCTTCGCTATTTAGCCCCCATTCCCATAAATGTCGTCCCCGTTTAAACATTTGTCCAACTCCTGACGATTCAAAGGCCAATAATTACCCCATTTCTGAAACCATTCAGCCtcatttgcttttcaatttcctgTCCCCTAAATATTGTAACTTGATGTACCTAATGCCGCATAACGACCAAACCTAacaaacaagaaaattcaACAAACGCATCCACCAAACTCGCCCAAAAACATCGTTTCTACTTACTTGTTGCTATATTATATCTATATGTGATGCTTAAAATGTGCAAAACAGTCAAGCTTAGTTTCTTCTCcagcttcaacttcaacgAAACATATTCCGTTACACTTTAAAGcgcacttttttttcatcctgtgtattttttatttttgttttttctctctctttctgcCCCCTCCCTATTTTTGAACATGATCTTCCGCTTGCCGGTTTCCGCACCCTAGTCCCTTTCgagcttctttttcccgGTATTCtgaattttcatctctGTCATTTTTCCAATCCAGCTCGCGCTTTACTCGCTTAATAAAATTCCCACAAGGTGTGAGGTGTAGATTGCACACGAAACTTTTTCTTacagtgaaaaattttagcTTCAGCCCGCAAGTGTCCCAGACTGCCTTCTTCCAGACGCAAAACCGCGAAATCCGTACGTGAGGACACTGGAATTTGTCTACTTACCGCGTAATGCACTTTTTCAACGTAgacataaaaaaaatctttagggtaaaaaaaaagctgaaggagaaaaaataaaaaatttggataGCATCAAATTGAACCACAAGAGACTTAACGCTTTCTGTTTTATAGTTATCGTGTTTTAAAGTTAACAACTATTGCCCATACATCACACATATAACAAAATGTCTACCGTTGAGGGTATGTATAGAGAGGATTTGGTTGAAGGTATTGTTGAGTTTTGCTTTGCTGTCTAATGAAATTGGTTATTATTGCAATTTAGATACGGTTAGGATGATAAATCAGATGTTTGTGTTCACATGCACAAGAAATGAATAGCAGTTGCAAGGGCACAAGTGCTGTGCCTCTTTGGGATGATGGATAGCATTATTTATCAACCGAATGTAGAATGAATTGGCAGGAAGAGGACAGTTATGAGATCAAGCTTCATATATATCATATATTGAACAGGGATATGGAAAGGGGTGAGACAGGCTTTGGGACAACAGAAAGGTGTGAAGAGTGTTGTTTTTCCAGGTGTGAATGCTTTGAACAAGTGTCTTTTGCCTGGAAAGCGACAAACTTGACATGCTATTGGTAGTATTTATTATGCTTAGTGTTGAGGAAACCAATCAAGATGGAATGATAAACTGAAAACATATCTTGCACATTACAGATGTGAAGAGGTTAAattgaaatgaaatttacAAATATTGATGTAGGAATGGCATTGGCATACTCAACAGCAAATACCCAAAGGTACAAATAATACATTGAGTGCGAATTACTAACATTTCATTCCTTTAATACAGCTCGTAAGAAGAGAAGTTTCAAGTCATTCTCATACAAAGGTGTTGAGTTGGAGAAGTTGTTGTCGATGTCCACTGAGGACTTCGCCAAGCTTTGCGGAGCCAGAATTAGAAGAAAGTTCTCCAGAGGTTTGGACTCCAAGCCTATGGGACTCATCAAGAAGATGAGAAAGGCTAAGTTGGCTGCTGCCAAGACTGGAAAGCCAGTTCTTGTCAAGACCCACTTGAGAAACATGATCATTGTTCCTGAGATGATCGGATCTCTTGTTGGAATTTACAACGGAAAGGTTTTCAACACTGTTGAGATCAAGCCAGAGATGGTTGGTCACTACCTTGGAGAGTTCTCTATAACCTACAACCCTGTCCAGCACGGTAAGGCCGCTACTGACTCTAAGTTGAGGTTGTACTAAGCAAAGAAAGGAGAACAAACTGGATATTTCACTTATATACTAATGCTCTGTGTTCATGCGTGAGTGAAGGTTGCTTTTTGTGTTCGTGACGCtggcacttttttttatactttttctttgtatgTACATCAAGAAAGTGCGtttaattatatttacTGTGTGTAGTTTTGAGTCTGTGGCTACGTAGCTTCGCCTGGCTGTGCAGAAAGAATAGTTGAGGAAACATTAGAACtggaaaattgaaaaaaaaaaaatttatgtgTGCACTAGTTACTATTTACATCCGTACCCCAGTTGTATCGTCCGCTCTGTATCGTAAGGCACCAACTGCTACCTAATATAGCTTTTTGCCCCATTTGCAAAATTACTGCCGTTATCAATGTAGAATTCCCATCCGAGCCAAATCTTCCTCCATCTCTGGACCATTGCACCCCGTAATGTTGTTCAAAGAGCTTGGAAATGAGCCCTTGAACTTCACTATACCTTTGAGCTGGCTTATTTCCCTATATAGAGCATTCCGTTGCAGAACAAGGCCATTTAAAACCTCCGGGCTGTTCACATTCGCCGCCGTCACGTGTTTGTTGTATTGGTAGTACTCGGGACTCTGAATACTGGCTGTGTCCAAAGCTCTCCTCTCCTTATTAATCTCGTACCACTTGGATGTtatttctcttattctCCTGTACTTAAGATCCTCGCAGTTCTTGATGAACTGTTGATGTATCTGCACTCTGTAAGATTTTGTCTGGTTATCGAGACACTTTAGGCGGTCTTTTTGAAGCTCTATGgatttttctatttgaCCTTTGAAATTCTCGTCAATCAACTTCATGAAGTACAAAAAATCGGGGTGCCGATTCCACTCGCACAGTTTGAGCTCAAACTCTAGTTTCTTCAATTGTGTTTCGTACAGCTTGTCCTTCAACTTCGCAAACTCGATCtcgatattttttaattcattCATTGCTGCTATTCGATCTTTTTCCTGGTTctccatttccatttctttcttcttctcttcatccATATGCATCATCTCACCTTCCACTTCTGGCTCtgcctcatcttcatctgcGTCTTCCATCTCCTCATCTGAATCTTCTTCTATTTCATGTGactctttgctttttccttctttctttgcctCAGTGCTGTTTTcctgtttttcttccctctTCCCGTCATCATTTATAGGCTCTTTAGGCTTTTCCTGTTCTTCGTTCTCTCCTCCTCTCGATAATTCTTCTAAATTACTCTCCTTATTGTCCATATCATCCAATTTTTCGGTCTCCACATCTGAAGACGGTATTATATTATCATATCCATTCTGCTTATTCATTTGCTCTATTTTGTCTGTACTGAGTCCATCACTTTTATTAGTgcccattttttttgcttgtcTGTGCACTTTGCTGCAACTTTGTAGACATCACCCATGTATAATTGCAAAAAGTGTATGCTATCAGTTCAACCAGGATATTTTTCTCCTGACTTTATCGATAATAGAAGTGcgagattttttttttgttgttgttgtttctgcTATCTCGGGCTTGTCTCCATTGTTCATCAATTACCCAaacttttatactttaCGGTGCACGGATGTTATAATGATTATGGCTGTGTAAGCTTAATGTTCAGCCACGATGGTGCAAGAAGCCGTTTACAGTCACATTTAGTCCTTTGAAGTGTCTGGGGCcgaattttgaatttctaAAGTTTTAAATTGTACAATTTGATGTGCAAAGATGCACTATGCTCGGTTGAGCCACATTATTTGGTTGAAGTACATTTCTCTGTTGGAGTAATTGGTGGGTGGATAAGCAAAATAGAAAGCATAGGAAGAATAGGAAGAATAGGGAGAATAGGAAGAATAGGAAGAATAGGAAGAATAGGAAGAATAGGGAGAATAGGAAGAATAGGAAGAATAGGAAGAATAGGAAGAATAGGAAGAATAGGAAGAAtaggaagaataaaaagaataggaagaataaaaagaataggaagaatagaataaataaagaagaggGAAAATGTACTCTGAATAGATGAAAACAAGGATCttgaatatttgcattGCACGCATTGCATGTTTATACTAAAAATATGGAGAGCAGCTATGCACCACAGAGACATTTCGGCAATCGACAATCTGGAAAGTGTCCGAGAATATTTGAGGAGTATGTagtaatttattttatctagtatgaaatatttctgattttctccAGCCTGCACATTCTCCTGCCGGGATTTTTTTGGATGCCGATTTGTGCTGGTTTGTGCGTCTGCATGTGGCCGGCAGGGTCCAGTTCGAGGCTTGGCcgtgttaaagttagtgttaccagatttatatagtatttCGATGTCtattgtagtatgtaaagagtatgtataatgatatacaaaagggaatatcttcactttatatagatgtggttctcgtattaatcagatgatataacaatatcATCTTTCCTTACTTGAACTCTATTGTTGGAGAgcttcattgttttgaccgttctttttttttaagcttttttttttattctttgaCTTTTTCATATCCGGGGTCCTCacacaatttttttcgcgATCTCTTCAAAGCAGATGCGTAAATGGGCAAGCTTCCCCAGTATCTATCACTCAATCCTAGCAGTAAACGTCTTGAAAAACTCCCCCCGGGCGTTTTTGAGTGCCGCATTTCGCCAAGTTTCACTCGAACAACATCGTATAGATCAGATCTGACCACCCTGGAATTCAAGTGTGGGGCCATCGTCAAATTGTCATAGTTGCAATTTCCTCTCCCACTCTGGCATGGCCGTTTGGAGCCAACTTAATCCTAGCAAGCCTCATGTTGCCTACTGCGTGCTCTCAGTTTTTGCGGCATTCTACTCAGTGTGCTCGTCCATAGTTAAGGAGAACCTCTACTTGGGCGAGGCGGTGCTGGCCGCCGTTTATGGTCTTATAATGGGTCCGCACTGCTTGAAGTGGTTCGACCCGCTTTCCTGGCtgaacaacaacaaaattctCACTTTGGAGATCAGCCGGATCCTCCTCTGCCTCGATATCTTCACGGTCGGGGTCGAGCTCCCGCAAAAATACATGTATCACCACTTCTGGTCGGTGATCTCGCTCATGGTGCCAATCATGATCATGGGGTGGTTGGTGATCGGACTTTTCATCTGGGCCATCTTCCCACACATGAAATTCACCTACGGGTTGCTCATCAGCGCCACCATCACAGCCACAGACCCCGTGTTGGCCCAGGCGGTCGTCGGCCAGGGAAAATTTGGCAGAAAGATCCCGGCCCACCTCCGTAATCTTCTCTGTGCAGAATCCGCCTGCAACGACGGCATGGCAGTCCCCTTCGTCTACCTCGCACTCAACCTCGTTCTCCATGCCGGAAACAGTGCCGAGATCGCCAAGGACTTCATCTGCAAGGCCGTGCTGTACGAATGTGTCTTTGGAGTGATTGTCGGCACGGCGATCGGCTACTTGGGCCGCAAAGCAGCCCAATTCTCGCACAAGCACGGCTTTATCGACCGCGAGTGCTTGTTGGTCTTCTACTTCATCCTCGCAGTCATGTGTGCGGGCTTCTGCTCAACTCTAGGGGCCGACGACTTGCTCGCGTCATTCGCCGCAGGATGTGCATTCGCCTGGGATGGATGGGTCGCCGTGAACACGGCCGACTCCGACGCGTCGACCGTCCTCGACCTGATCCTCAACATCTCCTACTTTGTGTACTTGGGCGCCATCATCCCCTGGCAGCAGTTCAACGACCGTGCCTTGGGGCTCGACATCTGGCGGCTGATCCTATTGGCCATCGCCGTGATCTTTCTCCGCCGAATCCCCGAGGCACTTGTCATTCTTCCCTTCTGCCCGGACATCAAAAGCTGGCAGGAGGCCGTTTTCGTCGGCCATTTCGGGCCGATCGGCGTCGGTGCCGTCTTTGCCTCCATTTTGGCCATCTCCGAGCTCCAGGCAAGCTCCATGAACATTCCCTCGGGCCACGGACCCGTCTCCGGCTGGCCCGATGAGAACACTGCCCTGGGTTCTGAGCTCTACTACATAATCCGTGTCATATGGCCAATCGTCTGCTTCCTCATCGTCACAAGCATCATTGTCCACGGTTCGAGCCCCGCAGTCATGGCTTTTGCGAAACACGTCCGTGCCGTCTCCTTCACAAAGCTCGATCACGCCCACGAGCAGTCCCGCCAGAGCCAGCTCGCCGCCTCCTTCAACggcgacgcgtcgatcgaccgCACCCGCCAGCTCCTTGCCCGCTACTGCATCTCCGACGAGGACCTGCATCCTGTCCTGGACTCCGACGGAACGCTCAGAACCCCATACAGGGGCTATGAGGACGGcaaaaatttcatcatcgaGGACCAATTTGGCGAAATTATGTCCACTTTGCCCGCCAGGCACCCCGCCCCACCTAATTCCGACCTTGCCGCAATCAGCCTGAACTCTCTCGATGCTGTTTCCAGCATCCACCGCGTGAAAACTTGGACCTCCAGTATTTTCGAAATGGTTGCATCCAAGGTCACCCGCCGTCACCCGCCGGACTCCGGGCTCCAATTGCATCCCTATTATGCTTCTGCCGTCCCCAATACGACCGACACGATTCTTGATTCGTCGCACTTGAAAAATTCTCCGGCCACCGTCTCCTCGAGAGTCCGACGCGACGACTCCTCGGACGATGACGACGCGACAATCGACTCGTCTGCCTGCTCGCAGTCCCATACCGACGCGTCGGGCCTCCAGGTGCACCCGCTCGTTTCGCAGTCTGTTTCTGTGCCTTCCGTTAGAATTTCCTCTTTAGGCAACTCCCTAGAGCTCTCGAAACTCTCAGATGGCTCTTTTTCCGTTATCGGGTCCAACGGCGTTTACTTGGGCACTATCAAGCCCAATCATAACGCAGGATCCGTCTATGCACAGGCTGTCGAACTTTCCAGAATCCAGGACCAGGTCGATGCTCTCAAAGGGC encodes:
- the RPS15 gene encoding ribosomal protein S15 (BUSCO:EOG092658SK) gives rise to the protein MSTVEGMYREDLVEARKKRSFKSFSYKGVELEKLLSMSTEDFAKLCGARIRRKFSRGLDSKPMGLIKKMRKAKLAAAKTGKPVLVKTHLRNMIIVPEMIGSLVGIYNGKVFNTVEIKPEMVGHYLGEFSITYNPVQHGKAATDSKLRLY